A DNA window from Dreissena polymorpha isolate Duluth1 unplaced genomic scaffold, UMN_Dpol_1.0 chrUn010, whole genome shotgun sequence contains the following coding sequences:
- the LOC127863482 gene encoding putative nuclease HARBI1 produces MYYSLRFTDVVSRWPGATHDAAVFDSSGVKEYLSTNDVGHLLGDSGYPLRTYLMTPVPHPSNDGEQAYNDHLCRGRIVVERAFGVLKSRFRCLHRTGGCLPFQPNKCCEIATVCMRLHNLCLELNVPLIDEDVGDEIDQEVPNNAPVQGAAVNKRQQLIELFR; encoded by the exons ATGTACTATTCTTTAAGGTTCACAGATGTCGTGTCAAGATGGCCTGGTGCGACACATGATGCTGCGGTGTTTGATAGCAGTGGCGTAAAG GAATATCTGAGCACCAATGATGTGGGTCATCTGCTAGGGGATAGCGGATATCCACTAAGGACCTATCTCATGACCCCTGTACCTCatccctccaatgatggtgagcaagCCTACAACGACCATTTATGTAGAGGACGGATAGTCGTAGAACGAGCATTTGGTGTTTTGAAATCACGATTTAG ATGTCTGCATCGCACTGGTGGATGCTTGCCTTTCCAGCCTAATAAGTGCTGTGAAATTGCAACAGTTTGCATGCGCCTGCACAACCTGTGCTTGGAATTAAACGTCCCACTGATAGACGAAGACGTTGGGGACGAGATTGATCAGGAAGTTCCAAACAATGCACCAGTGCAGGGAGCAGCAGTCAACAAGAGGCAGCAGCTGATTGAACTGTTTCGTTAA